TCAATAGGGAAGTCAGAGCGATAGGCCGAAAGCGCCTGAGAGGCACTGGCAGCAATTCCTTTTTTCGTGCGACCAATGGGATCGTTTGAAGTGAGAGCAGCGACTTGGGCACGTAAGGAGGCGACTTCTTGTTCAAGCTGATGCAGATAGCTATTCTAGGATGTCAGTTCCAGTTCATCCTTGGATACAACCCATATAAAAGTTATAACCCACTTTCTTGAGATGTTTGTTTTGCTTATCGCGTCAAAGCCGATACATTCCACTTTGGCTCTCTCGCATGCACTACATGCTGGAAGCTTACCATCACATTTTTGCTTTCGTGATCTACATCGAGTACAACTGGAAATTGCTCTGGCAACCTTGTACGTGGATTGCCCGGAAGCATCCGTGGTCGTGTCTGTGGGTGTGGGCGGCTGTGATGGCCTCGAGCTGTTCGACTTCGGTTTGTGGGGGAGCGATGGAGGTTTCAAAGACTTTGGTGAGGTGGCTTCGTAGGGGCCGTAATTTTTTGCCTTGAACTGCTTTTCGGCTGGAGCCTTCATAATTTTTGCGATAATTCGAGATGGCTGAGAAGTGGATGTCGACGGAGTAATCGGGTCTCATCTGATAGGAGATGGGCGAAACATTCCCTCGGGCGACTCCGAAAACTTCCGTGCCTATAGTCCGTCCCATCTTTTCACGCCTATATTGGTATTCGCGCCTTCATTGAATAGTCTTTCTCTCGCATCTTCATACTGCATCGAAGACATTCAAATCGGACCTGACGAGCAAGTTTCTATAATCCGACACAACCCAGGATGAGCTCCCCAGAACCCCAAGGTGAACCCCAACCCGTCTCCGGATCCCCTTCGGAATTCCTTCGAAACATTGTTGGCAAGCGCGTTAAGGTTAGAATAGGAAGCGGGGTGGATTACACCGGTGAGCTTGTGCTGTTTGACGTTTCTTCCGTGAAGTAATGCTGACATGTGATCGATTAGGTCTTTTAACATGTTTAGATGGTTACATGAACGTCGCCCTTGAGCAAGCGGAGGAGTGGGCGGGAGAGGTGAAGACTGCCGCTTACGGTGATTGTTTCTTGCGAGGTAACAACGGTAAGTATTGTTCGATGGGAGATACCTCTCGTCGATGACATGATATGCGACTTATACTTACGATTGTTTAGTCCTCTACATCTCAGCACTGGAAGATTTATAGATGAATGAGAACTTTGCAGATAAGTTAGGCATGTATGTGTAATTACTATGATCAAAAGCGAATCGTTGGCACTTCCAGGAAGCCGTTTTTAGAACACACTTACTTACCAGAGAGGCTTGTTATATGTTAGATACTCACTAAAGGGAAGTCGCAGAATACTGCTTAGCATTGAATCGCTCGTAAAAGAGGCCATTATGGATCCCACGAACCAAATCAGGATAACGTTGTTAAAATCGACAGTTAAACGAACATGATCTACCCAAATAGCAGTAGGTCAACTACTTTTGGGCAGTTCTATGAGTTAACAACTGACATATCTGACAAGTGACGAGATAACTAACGGGCGATTAAGAACAATCAAACTGGTCATAAGTTGAAGCCAAAACAATTGTAAAAGAATATACTCTCTCCATCAAGCAAGGAATACCACATGACAACAAGAAGTATTACTTAAAACGCAGTCACGTATGGACACCTTATGCACTTGCTTGTTATTCTTTCGATGGAGATGCATTCTCCTTGCCCGCGTACTGCTCTCGTATCTTTTGTAGATGACAGCTATGTATCGCCTTGAtcacaaaaaaaaaaaatactGAAAAGCTGTCCGTGAAACAAGTCGGTCacagagaaggagagtaTAAAAAATGAAGCTCGGGAGGAAAAATTAATATGGTATGATGATGCTACAGGCTTCCAAAACTTCAGCTATGATAGACGGCCGAAATATAAGGAAGAATGATTCCGATCAATCTATGTACAATGAGATCGAAATGCGGGGGTAACATGCGCCCAGCTGATGGACAGCAGAGGCGAGAAGTCGTAATGGCACATGCAGGAAATATTCGAGGCGCATTATAGGGAGTTGTGATTATATATTGTCGCGGAGAAACTTTGGGTACAGTACGCTAAACTCGACTGCGTGCTGCAGTAGCGCGTTCAAGAGGATTGATGTTGGTAGCAGTGATACTTGGACCGCTACAAGGATTTGGACGCTTGGTTGCGGCATTTGACAGTCGCAAATTACGGGCTATCTGCCACTCAGGAAGTTGTCTGGCGACTGTTAATGGAATCAGTGACTAACTTCTAATGGACGACAAGATCTAGGAACTTACCCGTCACACGTAACTCCTTGCCCGTGAATTTGGCGTTGACAGATTTCAGATTGGCATCTTCACCCAATTTGATGTCCCACTGAGCGTGATCTGTACAACCCCAAAATAAGCATTTTGACTCGATTGCAGCTGTGGTTAACAACATACCGCCTTCATCCCATTGATCTGCCACAATATGAACTGTTCGATGTCCTCGAGTGGCAATGGTGATGTTGTCGATCCTGTGAGACGTAGTCAGCAATCGTTGCTGGCATAAGTGTATACCAACTTACGAAAAGCCTGGGAGCCAAACCATTATATCATACACACTTGGCGTACTCTTAATGGCAATCCTCCCTTCCGAGCCCTTGATCATCTCAATCCACTCATCCTCGGCACCTTCAAGCAGCTCCGGATCAAAATCATCCACGTTGATATCTGGGCGACTTTGACCAGAACCGAAGGAAAGTGCTCTACCAGAGTACGAGTTGGTAACAGCAGGTGGCTGAGCCCATCTCGGCGCTTGGGGTGGCGTAGAAATATTCCGACCAGAGCTTCTGCcggaggatgacgaggcCGTGCTTGCAGCAGACGAGGCAGGGGGTGCAAGACcggaggacgaggagtTTCGCCTCCCGCTAGAGTAAAATGAAAGAGGGTAGCCCACGGGAGGTGAGATAGGTGCAGATATCTGACATccagaagagggagaatgAGCTCGAGTCCATTTGTCCTGGCTAGATGTAGAGGCCTGAGAACCTCTCGAAAAGCGCCTAGCTTCTGCATATGCGACTGCTGTAGATGGGGCCTGAGTTGCTGGTGGTCCGATCACGGGCGAACTAATATCAGATTGGGGTGGTTGAGATAGAGGTGGAATCTGGCTCAGAGAAGTAAAgcttggaaaagaagggtcATGACGGGGGGCAGTTGGAGGAGTATCGAGACTGCGTAGTTGAGGAGCCATGAGTCAGCGATACCATACACAAACAATACATCAATTGATCGTCAAGCACAAAGGTTTGGTTTAGTCAAATATGCAGTGACTCATACGAAGACTCTTGCACCATGCACCACCATCCGCTGACTAAAGAAGCGATAGGTTGGAATCTCGTAGATCAAAGACGGACGCCAAAAATATTCCAAAGTGGAGCAGTGGCCTGATGGGAAGCCATCATTGACACTTGACATTCTTCAACAACGACCGTCAAAGCGGCACATATCACTCCATGGGCATGTAGTCACCCGGATGGCTACAAGTGCAATACGAAGGAAGAATCGAGTTGAAATGCAAAGAACATGACGATCAATTACTCACCTGGCATGCTTTTTCCTCCAACTATTCCCTCGTttgagtgatgaagagcgaGATACAGTTGGTGGCTGCTCGTTAAAACTGGGTCCGATACCAGTCATTGTTGATGGTTCCTCATAGACGTCGGTAATGTCGGACGCTGTAGACAAGGGCCACACCGGAGCACTGATCTCTGCTCGAGGAGTGCTTTCCCCCTTTGAATGCGCTGTGCTTGTCGTAGACccagaaggagaagtgTTTGGGCTGTGGGAGTGGAAGACGGGTGGGAGTTGGTGGTCGTGTGGCTGGAGTTCAGGCGTCGTAAGATTCGGACctgaagaggacgaagacCGAGATGAGGAGGTTAAAAGTGTTTCGCTTGAAGAGCTGGGTGAACCATGCGGTGGCAGCTGGGAGCTAGCAGACATAGCTACCGACGAGGGAACATTGTAACTGCTGGATCCGTCCGGAGGCTCGCCCATGATGGATGCGTTGGCTGATAAAAGGCTGACAGCTTTGACGGTGGTTTGTTGATCGAGTGGAGCCAAGCTCCTGTGCAGTTCGTGATATATATGGGCTGGAGTTGTATGTTTATGGATGAAAGAGACGATAGCGGGTGGCAGGTGTGTGTTACAgtaggaaggaaggaaggagaaggacgaaaGATTGATCGTCTGCAAACACAGGGCCCACCAACGACTGCCAGCCCACAGAATTCTTACTCCTTCTTGCTCCTTCCTTGCCGCCACCGCCGGAAATGTTCAACCACTCACTGCTGTGGCTTCCTTCCTTAAAGTTACCCCCATTTAACTCGCATGAAACATGTAATTTTATTGGCCGACTGACATCATTTTGCCCTTAAATCAGGGCTGCAAGTACGCTTACAACGCATCCCCCATTCCAGGTTTTTTTTCCGCTTTCGCCATCTGCAGCAACCATACACAATTTTAAGCGACGAGTCCGAAGTCCGAAATGCTTATTATGCACCAGGGTTGAAAAGCAATTGGAAGGTTGGATGGAACAACTGTTTATGTTCTGACTCATCCAATATCCATTACTCGACCCTCCCATAATACCGCTCTCATTAGTCAGTCAAGTGTGACAAAATGACCATTCGACTTTGAGTTGCAGGCGAACTAACTTCGTATGGCAttatcctcctccttctctatCACTTGTTGTTTCATGGCAATTTATTATGTCCTCGCAGCAACTTTTTCTCAGCCAAGATAGCTGGCCACCATGTGAGACTGTCCTTAAAATTGGCTTTATAATTCGCAACAGACATTCTGTAGTAATCGATAAATATCGTCGTGTACACCAAGGTACCATAGCTACGTAATGTGATGCGGTCATGAAGGGACTGTCCATCGTCGGCAAGCCGGATGACTTATGAagttcctcctcctgttGCCAGCGTCGTCAGTCACCCATTAGTCAAATCATAATAATAGTTTGTTTCAAGCCCTCGTCGCAACAACGAAGGTCATCACGCAACAGCAGATGATCATACGCATTGTGTGCTGCGTGCTGTTATCAGACAAGGCCTCGTAAACTATCAAGCATCGTTGTCGACACTCTAGTATGAATTCTGTGAGCTGAGATAGGCGACACCTCCCTGTTAGTCATGTTACGTAGGGCTCAACGTAACACAACAAGCACGACAAGCGTTCTGCCCTACTATTAGTTTGAATCTTAAGGAATTATTATTAGTAGGGATCTACTAATACAGAAATGATGACGTGTAAGAGGTGTGCCTGGCTCTGTCAACATCCGCTTTCGTGTCGAGCAGAGCAAGGATTGGGTCGGTCGGTGACAAATGCTGATCAGCAGCAGTTCATGGATTCATTTACCAGCCGCATTTGACTTTAGTAACAAGCTACTACCTATAATCTTGAAATAGTTGCCCAGCATCATCAATTCCGctgcaagaagaagagtagCACTGAAGTCTCGTtcattcatcctcaaaaCGAAAGAGCGCCACAATCCGACCCCACCTCAAGTTAAAAGACTATATCGATGACCGTTAAGATGAGTGGAGTTCCAGAGAATCAAACTGTATATACTAACTATAGATTCTATACATACGGTTAAGAGCTCCTCAAGGGGTCTCAACCCTTGATTTAGACCCAGAAACTACCACAGTAGAGGATCTCAAAGTGCTGATCTTCTCTAGCACTGAGATACCTCCGGATGAGCAGGATAGTAAGCAGTGACTTCCGAAATTGCAACTTTTATCCTTATTATTACCCTGTAGTTAAGTATGGTTATCCACCCAAGCCACTTCCATCAACGGCGGGGCCGTTgtcttccatccccattGGCAAGGGAGAGCAGCTTATTGTCAGCTCTATACCATCGGGTGGCCCTTCAAAGAAGGTACCAGTTGTTGCCCAACCTTCAACAACTACTAGCTCAGCTCCTGCTGCTTCAAGGCCTACCAATGCGTCACCAGTTCTTGCTGCCCCCTTAGTGTCGAATGCTTCTCAAGGCGAAGGTGTAGAAAGCGGCGAGAGCGTTGCCGTACCGGGCAGAGACGCTGGATACCTGCAGCTGAGGGTTGTACCGGATGACAACTCTTGTCTTTTCAGTGCTATTGGTATTGTATTTGAGGGCGGTATCGAGGCAGCTCAGAGGCTGCGTATGGTGGTGGCCAACGCCATTAAGGATGACCCTTTTACATACTCCGAGGTTATGCTTGGGTAAGTGATCGGGATCGTATAAGTCAGGATAACTTTGAGCTAATGTGGATGTAAGCCAACCGATCGATCAGTATGTGAAGCGGATCCAAAAGCCGCAGACATGGGGAGGAGCTATCGGTATGTTTCTATACATTTCCTGTACAGATCTCATGCATGGCATTGTTGACGTTGTTCAGAACTCTCAATATTTGCCAAACAGTAAATCAAAAAAACCATTACATATCAGACTTTGCTTACCAAAAACCACAGCTACAAGACTGAAATTGCCTCGTTTGACGTAGCAACAGGGCGTTGCGATAGATTCGGCCAAGATGAATATGACACACGGTACGTTCGTGTAACTTGGGGTCCGTTCTGGTGGCTCATGGCGATCTGCTCATTTAGTTGCATTCTCGTCTACTCTGGTATTCGTGAGTCCTAATTGACCTTAGTCGCCTTGCCATCTCTGATTTTTTAACCCTCCACAGACTACGACGCCATCAGTCTATCACCTCTCCCTgtttccccagcttctttCCACACCACAATATTCCCTGTAACTGATCAAATCATTCTTACTACTGCGGACAAGCTCGTCTCACAACTTCGAGCTAGGCATTATTATACCGACACTGCAAACTTTGATCTCAGGTGTGCGATATGCAAGAAGGGTctgagaggagaaaaaggtgCGAGAGAACACGCCATGCAGACTGGTCGTGAGTTATCTCCTGTCAACTATTCGTGACCTCAAGCTAATTCCGCCAGAtgtcgagtttggcgaGTACTAAGGTTCCATCAATTATCCTTCCGGCACAATATATGAGCGTTATTCTGTCTTTTATGTAGTGTTAAACTACCATAATATCCATCTAATGAAGTATATCAAATCCGTCTgtaaagaaaaaataataaATTTCTAGTATATCCAATTCAACGCCCATAATCCCAAGAGAATAACTGCAATCTTGACCGAGTTGTGCTTTTTCATCAGGTCTCCGAGGTTCTGAATCACACTCAATACTGTCTGATCCTTCCACCGTCTAGTCAGAGGGGCGTACCCTTCTACTGTTCGACCTGTCAAAGAAGCGGCGGTCGATGCCATCCACTAATGATCTGTTAGCCATGAGAACGCGTACtcagaaaagaaaaactcACTGTAGGCCAGCTATCCCTTCGTTCCAAGGTCTCGTCCTCCATTGGGGTTAGTCCGCCAATATCTTTATCGGCCTGGTTCATCATCGGTATGCTCTCCGGAATACCGCCTTTCGCCCCGTCTTGTGGACCCACTACCACGGCTTGCATAGCACTTGCTGATGTGAGCGTCGGCGAGGTGGCTTGTCGGCCTGGACTCGTGCTTGAATTAGCGGAAGTCGCGGGGAGGGGTAAGGCCTTCTTTTTGCCCACTAGCCATTCAGTGATTTCGCCGGTAGCGCCAGAGACGCGGTAACTCAACCAGATGAAGCAGATGGTGGAAATCACAAGGTTCACAGGCCGCCATTGCGTACTGGGGACCGCGAGTAGGATAGCTTTCGTGTCGGATGCTAACCAGCCATGGAACTGGAGAATAAAAGTCTCGAGCGAACATTGGCCGATAAAGCAAAAGATTTTGCTGGTAGATGATCGTAAGACAGGAGATGCGTTTCGAAGGAAGACAAATGACATGATGGGTACAATGCAGACGACAGCGTGGTATTCGTTGTAGACAAACTTGCTTGCCAAGTGGAGTTCAAACCAGAAATACCAGATCATGCCGAGTACGCTCCCGACCAAAGTTGCTGTGCGCATGACAGGGAACCAAGGTCGGTCACTGATTTGGTGCTCGTTGAATTTGACGAACCCATAAGCACAGAGCATACCAACCCAGACGATGAATAAGTCGAGAGTGACTCGGAAAGACCATTCTTTGGCTGACCACTGAATGTTGAAGACTGTGTTCAGAACCTTGAAGACATCCTCCATAAGCCAGGGAAAGTGCATGAAAAGGGTGACCAGTCCAGCACAAGTAAAAAGCTTGGTCAAGAGGAAAGCTGGGCGATCGTTGTATTTGGAGCCGATAGCCATAGTCGCATAAATGATGAGGTACCACCAGCTGACAAGAGGAGCGAAGTAATAGAAGGCGTAGTCGGTGTTCATGGTGTAGGGAAGGACTACAGAGAGCAAGTTGAGACGAACAAGTACCATGACAACTCGCTGAAAGCCAAAGTCGGCTTTTTTGTAATCTACAGGTCGTCAGAAAGAACTCGAAACATTATTAGAGGGGCTtacaaaagaagaagtgacCATCTATGCGACCACGTTAGAACTTGTAACAGACAGAATGATACGTTACTCACATCCAGTCATGAAAAGATAGGAGGCAACCAAGACCCGGA
This Cryptococcus neoformans var. neoformans B-3501A chromosome 14, whole genome shotgun sequence DNA region includes the following protein-coding sequences:
- a CDS encoding hypothetical protein (Match to EST gb|CF190881.1|CF190881; Similar to gi|19115292|ref|NP_594380.1| small nuclear ribonucleoprotein, F-like [Schizosaccharomyces pombe], FASTA scores: opt: 326, E(): 4.6e-17, (60.000% identity (90.667% similar) in 75 aa overlap (13-87:1-75)); HMMPfam hit to LSM, LSM domain, score: 68.0, E(): 2.5e-17), producing the protein MSSPEPQGEPQPVSGSPSEFLRNIVGKRVKVRIGSGVDYTGLLTCLDGYMNVALEQAEEWAGEVKTAAYGDCFLRGNNVLYISALEDL
- a CDS encoding hypothetical protein (Match to ESTs gb|CF186098.1|CF186098, gb|CF189959.1|CF189959, gb|CF192243.1|CF192243; Similar to gi|46101662|gb|EAK86895.1| hypothetical protein UM06072.1 [Ustilago maydis 521], FASTA scores: opt: 680, E(): 5.8e-32, (40.922% identity (62.824% similar) in 347 aa overlap (22-315:42-381)); HMMPfam hit to OTU, OTU-like cysteine protease, score: 77.3, E(): 3.9e-20), whose amino-acid sequence is MSRIVSSDFRNCNFYPYYYPVVKYGYPPKPLPSTAGPLSSIPIGKGEQLIVSSIPSGGPSKKVPVVAQPSTTTSSAPAASRPTNASPVLAAPLVSNASQGEGVESGESVAVPGRDAGYLQLRVVPDDNSCLFSAIGIVFEGGIEAAQRLRMVVANAIKDDPFTYSEVMLGQPIDQYVKRIQKPQTWGGAIELSIFAKHYKTEIASFDVATGRCDRFGQDEYDTRCILVYSGIHYDAISLSPLPVSPASFHTTIFPVTDQIILTTADKLVSQLRARHYYTDTANFDLRCAICKKGLRGEKGAREHAMQTGHVEFGEY
- a CDS encoding hypothetical protein (Similar to gi|13592175|gb|AAK31375.1| ppg3 [Leishmania major], FASTA scores: opt: 339, E(): 3.3e-08, (32.468% identity (59.091% similar) in 308 aa overlap (4-306:701-991))), which translates into the protein MGEPPDGSSSYNVPSSVAMSASSQLPPHGSPSSSSETLLTSSSRSSSSSGPNLTTPELQPHDHQLPPVFHSHSPNTSPSGSTTSTAHSKGESTPRAEISAPVWPLSTASDITDVYEEPSTMTGIGPSFNEQPPTVSRSSSLKRGNSWRKKHASLDTPPTAPRHDPSFPSFTSLSQIPPLSQPPQSDISSPVIGPPATQAPSTAVAYAEARRFSRGSQASTSSQDKWTRAHSPSSGCQISAPISPPVGYPLSFYSSGRRNSSSSGLAPPASSAASTASSSSGRSSGRNISTPPQAPRWAQPPAVTNSYSGRALSFGSGQSRPDINVDDFDPELLEGAEDEWIEMIKGSEGRIAIKSTPSVYDIMVWLPGFSIDNITIATRGHRTVHIVADQWDEGDHAQWDIKLGEDANLKSVNAKFTGKELRVTVARQLPEWQIARNLRLSNAATKRPNPCSGPSITATNINPLERATAARSRV